The window GTGTATCTTGGAAAATGGAATGGATACTTGAAACACAGACAAACATGTATGTTGCGGGGAAGTTTCTGCTTAGGAAGGTTTAGCATGTCATTCATAGTGGATGTAGAAATGTctttaaaactaaaacacatAATGGACCAATCATAAATTTAATCCCCATGTAAACACTTACCATTGGGGCTTTTTCTTAATACAGTACTTCGCATAATACAGTTTCTCTACACTAATGTTTATGCCTTTAAATTTGAAGAGTGGCCGCTTGAAGCTGGTACTGGACCTGTTGAACAGTTTGAATTCATTATGTTTAGTGCTTGGTCTGGATTTTCAACAGACAGTCAAAGATGTCCAAATCACTCTTGATGATTCGAGCACGAGAAACATCAATGTTGATACAGTTGAGAGACTATCTACTGCAATTTCTGATTTTAGAGGGGTGAAAATACAAAGAATGCAAAAGGTCAGTGTTGTGGTTAAAAATGTGGTTTTAGTTATTGTGCAAATCATTTtactattatcttttttttagcTTCAAGATCTAGCTGCAACTATGGTTGATTTGTGGAGTTTGATGGATACCCCATTTGATGAACAAGAAAGGTTTCACAGTGTTACACGACATATAGCTTCCTCAGTAGATGAAATTAATAAGGCTAACGTTCTCTCTTCAGACTTCATCAGCTTTGTATGTTACCACTTTAATCTCAGAGGAACATAAAAACATGCCTATGATGATAATAtctcttttttaaataaaaaactcATCACAAGGCCTTTTTGCAGGCTGAGGCTGAAGTGGCGAGGCTGCAACAGATAAAATCATGCAAAATAAAAGAAGTTATCTGTAAGAAGAGGTTGGATTTGGAAGACCGTTGCAGGAAAGCACACATGATTGAAGAAGCAAACAGTGCAGCAAATTACTCAGTTGAAGCCATAGAGTCTGGTAAATGTTGAATGCTCGACCTTCAAAAAGAATATGCAGATTACTGTGCACTTAAATCTTAAGAAGTGTTTGTAGATTGTTACTGTTCACTTGAATCTTTTACTGTTCCACTTAAGTAGTATAGTGTAGCTGACCTTAAGCTGCTTAAGGATGGAAAAAATAATTACTTTCATTTGAATTTAGGTGTATCTTCAATACAATTGTGCGATAGTAGTTTGGTTGCAGTAGCAAGTATTAGCTCTCGGCTTTTCCAgaccaattaaataatttattattagtcTTCACTTTTCTCAAGTACCAAACATTTTTTTAGGAACAATTGATCCTTTATACCTTCTTGAACAAATTGAGCTTCAGATCTCGAAGGTTAAAGAAGAAGCTTTTAGCAGAAAAGACATACTCGATAAGGTCGAAAAGTGGCTGGCTGCAAGGGAAGAAGAAATCTGGTTAGAGGAgtataacaaggttagagttgTATACACTTTTAAACTTTGGTTCTGTTTCAATTCAATATCTTGCTGCTTTTTGCTAAAACTGATTGTATGTAGGATGAAAATCGTTATAATACTGGAAGAGGTACCCATCTTATTTTAAAGCGTGCTGAAAAAGCTCGAGTCATTGTCAATAAAATTCCAGGTGTGTTTTACTTTGTTTTAACTGTCCTCTTAGCATTTTTCTTGAAGAAATGAAGCTTTGAAACACATGAAATGTGTTATCATCGTCTCATATGGTCTTTAGTTTGAAAATGATGTTTTACGTATCAGCCAAGGATATCTTTCATATTGCTTAATGCAAATGAACGTGGATCTAAATATCAGGACGTTaaatatttttcctttcaaaagcTAGAGGTACATAGATTATCTCATATTGTTTCAAAGACCAATCATAGCTTAGTTATTAGGATCTATGTCGGCAGTAACAAATTTGACATCATCTATACAGCATTTAGTGCAGCATACTAGGACATTTCTAGATTGGAGAAGAATGAAACTGTTACATATTTTTAGTTCCTGTTTACATGTTTAAATGTATATTCTCTTGCCTAACTCTGGATTTATATAACATTTCTTCCCTCTATAACAGCAATGGTTGAAGCACTACTCTCAAAAGCAAGAACCTGGGTGTTAGATAGGAGAACTGAGTTTTTATATGATGGAGTAAGAATTACTTTTATCTGAAGCCATCTATAGTGATGATGAACATTATCAAGACAACCTCAGTTCTtttattattctaattaatgATTATCATATTCCTATATTCTTCATTATAAAGGTACCCCTCACGTCTATGCTCGAACAGTACAAGACTTTAAGACAAGAGAAAGAGCAAGATCGTCAAAGACAGAGGGTAAGAACCTTCCAGGTTACCTGGTTCATCAAAAGAAGTTTCTGTAATTCCTTAGCTGATCAACATGTAAATTACTTGTTTTACTTTAGGATCAGAAAAAGCTTCATGGGCAGCTACTAGCAAAGCAGGAAGTACTTTTTGGTTCAAAACCAAGTCCAATAACTAGTGGAAAGAAGGTTTCTAGATCAAATACAAGAGAAGGAATGAACAAAAGGTGCTCACATGTAGGAGAAATGTATCAAACGCCTACTGAGAGGATTGCTAAATCCTATCATACTATCACAAGTAGTTACCCAGCAAAGCAACATTCTCTGCAAGCCCAGCTAGGTGGCTATGGACCTTCATCTTCTGGTAATTGCTTAAACTTATTTGTTCTACACATCCCTAACTTTCCAGAttgtagttatatatatatgtatgtatttaatttatatattagtgtTACTTATATTTTACCATTGACGTGTCGCAACTTCTGATAAGTTTTGTTTCCTCTTCTATGAAGTGTTGAGGGGGTGTATCGATGAACTGCAAGTGCCCCCGTAAATGGCCTTGTCTTCTTACACTGAAGCTGATTTTGACCTTCCATGTTAATGTGTCTTCATGAAAATTAATGTATAATCATTTAGGAGTTGGTCTTATCCTTTGGCAATCTAGGGATCCTTAGTGGAGGAAATTATCTGCTATATAATATTCAACGTTAGCTGAGtcacttatatataatattgctTGTAGGATCAGTTTTTTTCAAATCTACTAATCCCAATGGcatttcttaattattttttaaaattattgtagGTAAAAGAAGCTTGCGTGTTACCAGTCTTCCAGATGCACAACATCCTTCTATTTCTCCGAGTGCATGTCAAACTCGCACAACCCGGGAGCCACTCTCTTCTGTAAATTCTTCCACCTTATCCAATGCAAATTCTCCTGCTACTATTCAAATTGACAGCATTCCACAGTGTGTGGTTCTTGATAGAACACCTCCAAGTAAGAGAAGTCCAGTGGCTACTCAGCAGAAGACGAGTTCTTCGATTGATGAGAATAGAACTCCAGAGAAGATGACAATTCCCATGCCAACGACTCCGACAACTGTGTCTGTTGCCATGCGTACAGCCCCAACTCCGGCATCACCATTTCTTCATCATCATGCTCAGGAGGTTGAATGCTCTTTTGAGGAGAGAAGAGCTGGTGTTGTTCCTTCTACAACATACTAATTACATTGATATTCTTACTTCAATTTCCATCATCACTGTGGCACCATCTTGCACCCATTTGCATTTTAAGCATTTCTATATTATCCTTAGAAGGCGATACTTTGGAGAATTCTATCACTCTACTAGCATGCATGTAGCTGTACATAGACAATACTGTCAATATTTCTTAATTCTGTGGATGGTAGGATTATGAAACATTGTAATGTCTTCCTCTGTCTTGCTTTCTTGAACCCGAAACTTTTGTAGTTGGTTTCTTTTATGAGAATCATGGTCCTGAGGGAGCCCTCCTGAGTTTACCCTGAGGCTAGAAGATTTTCAATAGTACACTTTTAAAGTGGTAAATCTGTAAATATGAAGCCCACACCTGCATTGCCAAAATTACCCCTATTTGTACTAATGTATATTTCTTTTAGCACATCAGTCATCTTTTATTCTTCTTCTCCTTAGAAGTATAGAACTGATGGAgaaaatatgttatatgtaCTAACAGTAGTTCTACAACTTGTTAAAGTGCATATTGCTGCCTTCTATAAATTCAGTGGTCATTGAACTAATGTGGTGTACCCTTAAAGCCTGGTTAGCTGGCAGATTAGTATATGAGAAgaacaaatatattttctttgattttagGGAAATTATGAATGCTACCATTGTGTAATTGGCTTCTCTAAATGGTACCATTTCGTGTTTTTAACTTAGAAGTGGTACCACTCAGTTTATGATTCGTTAATGATACTACCATTTCGTCCATTAAAACGTTAAAAACATTAGTTGACCGTATTTATCTTGTATTTTCCCTttcaaaaacacataaaatgcAACTGATATCTGAATTATATCTTTGTGTTCTTTGTTTAGGGTTTAAGGTTACTCCTCCTTTCGATTCTCAGTCACCACCACCAGCGATTTCAACTCAGCCTTCATGTCCTTCTGTCGCTACCGACTAATCGCCGGAACGACAACACCCCTTCTTTAAAAAACCAACCCCTCACCCTTACTCGACCTCTCCTGTTTCACTTTCCAAACTCGTTTCCGGCCACCGCCCCGGCCGCCAGATCAAATCCAACCACCACCAAATCACATCGCAAGCACAAGATACAAACATAGTCATACCAACTTACTTTAATACATGTATATAAATCAACCCACCTGAATCAAGCTTATGGATCGGTTGAATTAAGCGCTCAAAACCTAATCTCCTTTTTCGTTCCGTAACCCACCGCCTCTGTTGTACATATAAACTGAATATctcctttattttttattttattctcgtccagctatacacacacatgcacacaaaagaaaaattacGGATATCAGatgtattttatgtgttttttaaaggaaaaatacaaaataaatatggtCAACTAACGTTTTTAACGTTTTAATGGACGGAATGGTAGTATCGTTAACGGCTCATAAACTGAGTGGTGCCACTTGTAAGTCAAAAACATGAAATAGTACCATTTAGAGAAGCCAAAGCCAATTACACAATGAATGGTACCATTCATAATTTctcttgattttattaaatttatgggCATCTTTGTTCGTTTctacattttaaaaaatctgaGATTAATGAGGTTGAGTACAATATCTGAAGGAGCAGTAGCAGAATATATGAGCATAACTGTGGTTCACTTCTAAAAGTTAGATTTGAGCAATTTAATAACCCACGCGAAagtaaaatactccctccataccaaattagatggccctgttgactttgggcacacaatttaagattcattgaccgcatagatacgtgacttatttttaaagttttatttttgcaaataaaaattaaaatatgaaattttcatttataaaagatcAACTTGAACGAGAGTGTCTGGAAGCATATAAAAGAAGAGTGGATCAAGCAAGCCATAACAGAAATCTTTTGCGGCAAGCAGTTGCTGAATGCAGAGCCGAACTTGCAGTTATTTGTTCGGCAATGGGGGAGAGAATGACACCAATAAAGAAAGTTAGTTTATCAAAGCAAATCTTGGTTGTTCTTATACAACGATGTTCTAGTTTTGTAACTTGTATACTGTTTTATGACTCCAGTTTGTGCAAGGTGCTGGGAGCTTGACGAAAGAGCTGGAAGCCATCATGCCTGAACTAAAAGAGATGCGGAAGAGAAAAGTTGAGAGGATGAATCAGTTTGTTGAAGTTCTGGATAAAATGTATAATATCTCAAAAGAGCTATATACATCTGACAAAGAATTTTCAGATATCAAGGGCATTGATGAGAGTGATCTATCCTTAAAAAGATTGGAGGGGTTACAGAGCCAGTTACATGACCTGGAGAAAGAGAAGGTAAATGCTTTATTTCATTTGCAGGTGTATCTTGGAAAATGGAATGGATACTTGAAACACAGACAAACATGTATGTTGCGGGGAAGTTTCTGCTTAGGAAGGTTTAGCATGTCATTCATAGTGGATGTAGAAATGTctttaaaactaaaacacatAATGGACCAATCATAAATTTAATCCCCATGTAAACACTTACCATTGGGGCTTTTTCTTAATACAGTACTTCGCATAATACAGTTTCTCTACACTAATGTTTATGCCTTTAAATTTGAAGAGTGGCCGCTTGAAGCTGGTACTGGACCTGTTGAACAGTTTGAATTCATTATGTTTAGTGCTTGGTCTGGATTTTCAACAGACAGTCAAAGATGTCCAAATCACTCTTGATGATTCGAGCACGAGAAACATCAATGTTGATACAGTTGAGAGACTATCTACTGCAATTTCTGATTTTAGAGGGGTGAAAATACAAAGAATGCAAAAGGTCAGTGTTGTGGTTAAAAATGTGGTTTTAGTTATTGTGCAAATCATTTtactatatcttttttttaGCTTCAAGATCTAGCTGCAACTATGGTTGATTTGTGGAGTTTGATGGATACCCCATTTGATGAACAAGAAAGGTTTCACAGTGTTACACGACATATAGCTTCCTCAGTAGATGAAATTAATGAGGCTAACGTTCTCTCTTCAGACTTCATCAGCTTTGTATGTTACCACTTTAATCTCAGAGGAACATAAAAACATGCCTATGATGATAATAtctcttttttaaataaaaaactcATCACAAGGCCTTTTTGCAGGCTGAGGCTGAAGTGGCGAGGCTGCAACAGATAAAATCATGCAAAATAAAAGAAGTTATCTGTAAGAAGAGGTTGGATTTGGAAGACCGTTGCAGGAAAGCACACATGATTGAAGAAGCAAACAGTGCAGCAAATTACTCAGTTGAAGCCATAGAGTCTGGTAAATGTTGAATGCTCGACCTTCAAAAAGAATATGCAGATTACTGTGCACTTAAATCTTAAGAAGTGTTTGTAGATTGTTACTGTTCACTTGAATCTTTTACTGTTCCACTTAAGTAGTATAGTGTAGCTGACCTTAAGCTGCTTAAGGATGGAAAAAATAATTACTTTCATTTGAATTTAGGTGTATCTTCAATACAATTGTGCGATAGTAGTTTGGTTGCAGTAGCAAGTATTAGCTCTCGGCTTTTCCAgaccaattaaataatttattattagtcTTCACTTTTCTCAAGTACCAAACATTTTTTTAGGAACAATTGATCCTTTATACCTTCTTGAACAAATTGAGCTTCAGATCTCGAAGGTTAAAGAAGAAGCTTTTAGCAGAAAAGACATACTCGATAAGGTCGAAAAGTGGCTGGCTGCAAGGGAAGAAGAAATCTGGTTAGAGGAgtataacaaggttagagttgTATACACTTTTAAACTTTGGTTCTGTTTCAATTCAATATCTTGCTGCTTTTTGCTAAAACTGATTGTATGTAGGATGAAAATCGTTATAATACTGGAAGAGGTACCCATCTTATTTTAAAGCGTGCTGAAAAAGCTCGAGTCATTGTCAATAAAATTCCAGGTGTGTTTTACTTTGTTTTAACTGTCCTCTTAGCATTTTTCTTGAAGAAATGAAGCTTTGAAACACATGAAATGTGTTATCATCGTCTCATATGGTCTTTAGTTTGAAAATGATGTTTTACGTATCAGCCAAGGATATCTTTCATATTGCTTAATGCAAATGAACGTGGATCTAAATATCAGGACGTTaaatatttttcctttcaaaagcTAGAGGTACATAGATTATCTCATATTGTTTCAAAGACCAATCATAGCTTAGTTATTAGGATCTATGTCGGCAGTAACAAATTTGACATCATCTATACAGCATTTAGTGCAGCATACTAGGACATTTCTAGATTGGAGAAGAATGAAACTGTTACATATTTTTAGTTCCTGTTTACATGTTTAAATGTATATTCTCTTGCCTAACTCTGGATTTATATAACATTTCTTCCCTCTATAACAGCAATGGTTGAAGCACTACTCTCAAAAGCAAGAACCTGGGTGTTAGATAGGAGAACTGAGTTTTTATATGATGGAGTAAGAATTACTTTTATCTGAAGCCATCTATAGTGATGATGAACATTATCAAGACAACCTCAGTTCTtttattattctaattaatgATTATCATATTCCTATATTCTTCATTATAAAGGTACCCCTCACGTCTATGCTCGAACAGTACAAGACTTTAAGACAAGAGAAAGAGCAAGATCGTCAAAGACAGAGGGTAAGAACCTTCCAGGTTACCTGGTTCATCAAAAGAAGTTTCTGTAATTCCTTAGCTGATCAACATGTAAATTACTTGTTTTACTTTAGGATCAGAAAAAGCTTCATGGGCAGCTACTAGCAAAGCAGGAAGTACTTTTTGGTTCAAAACCAAGTCCAATAACTAGTGGAAAGAAGGTTTCTAGATCAAATACAAGAGAAGGAATGAACAAAAGGTGCTCACATGTAGGAGAAATGTATCAAACGCCTACTGAGAGGATTGCTAAATCCTATCATACTATCACAAGTAGTTACCCAGCAAAGCAACATTCTCTGCAAGCCCAGCTAGGTGGCTATGGACCTTCATCTTCTGGTAATTGCTTAAACTTATTTGTTCTACACATCCCTAACTTTCCAGAttgtagttatatatatatgtatgtatttaatttatatattagtgtTACTTATATTTTACCATTGACGTGTCGCAACTTCTGATAAGTTTTGTTTCCTCTTCTATGAAGTGTTGAGGGGGTGTATCGATGAACTGCAAGTGCCCCCGTAAATGGCCTTGTCTTCTTACACTGAAGCTGATTTTGACCTTCCATGTTAATGTGTCTTCATGAAAATTAATGTATAATCATTTAGGAGTTGGTCTTATCCTTTGGCAATCTAGGGATCCTTAGTGGAGGAAATTATCTGCTATATAATATTCAACGTTAGCTGAGtcacttatatataatattgctTGTAGGATCAGTTTTTTTCAAATCTACTAATCCCAATGGcatttcttaattattttttaaaattattgtagGTAAAAGAAGCTTGCGTGTTACCAGTCTTCCAGATGCACAACATCCTTCTATTTCTCCGAGTGCATGTCAAACTCGCACAACCCGGGAGCCACTCTCTTCTGTAAATTCTTCCACCTTATCCAATGCAAATTCTCCTGCTACTATTCAAATTGACAGCATTCCACAGTGTGTGGTTCTTGATAGAACACCTCCAAGTAAGAGAAGTCCAGTGGCTACTCAGCAGAAGACGAGTTCTTCGATTGATGAGAATAGAACTCCAGAGAAGATGACAATTCCCATGCCAACGACTCCGACAACTGTGTCTGTTGCCATGCGTACAGCCCCAACTCCGGCATCACCATTTCTTCATCATCATGCTCAGGAGGTTGAATGCTCTTTTGAGGAGAGAAGAGCTGGTGTTGTTCCTTCTACAACATACTAATTACATTGATATTCTTACTTCAATTTCCATCATCACTGTGGCACCATCTTGCACCCATTTGCATTTTAAGCATTTCTATATTATCCTTAGAAGGCGATACTTTGGAGAATTCTATCACTCTACTAGCATGCATGTAGCTGTACATAGACAATACTGTCAATATTTCTTAATTCTGTGGATGGTAGGATTATGAAACATTGTAATGTCTTCCTCTGTCTTGCTTTCTTGAACCCGAAACTTTTGTAGTTGGTTTCTTTTATGAGAATCATGGTCCTGAGGGAGCCCTCCTGAGTTTACCCTGAGGCTAGAAGATTTTCAATAGTACACTTTTAAAGTGGTAAATCTGTAAATATGAAGCCCACACCTGCATTGCCAAAATTACCCCTATTTGTACTAATGTATATTTCTTTTAGCACATCAGTCATCTTTTATTCTTCTTCTCCTTAGAAGTATAGAACTGATGGAgaaaatatgttatatgtaCTAACAGTAGTTCTACAACTTGTTAAAGTGCATATTGCTGCCTTCTATAAATTCAGTGGTCATTGAACTAATGTGGTGTACCCTTAAAGCCTGGTTAGCTGGCAGATTAGTATATGAGAAgaacaaatatattttctttgattttagGGAAATTATGAATGCTACCATTGTGTAATTGGCTTCTCTAAATGGTACCATTTCGTGTTTTTAACTTAGAAGTGGTACCACTCAGTTTATGATTCGTTAATGATACTACCATTTCGTCCATTAAAACGTTAAAAACATTAGTTGACCGTATTTATCTTGTATTTTCCCTttcaaaaacacataaaatgcAACTGATATCTGAATTATATCTTTGTGTTCTTTGTTTAGGGTTTAAGGTTACTCCTCCTTTCGATTCTCAGTCACCACCACCAGCGATTTCAACTCAGCCTTCATGTCCTTCTGTCGCTACCGACTAATCGCCGGAACGACAACACCCCTTCTTTAAAAAACCAACCCCTCACCCTTACTCGACCTCTCCTGTTTCACTTTCCAAACTCGTTTCCGGCCACCGCCCCGGCCGCCAGATCAAATCCAACCACCACCAAATCACATCGCAAGCACAAGATACAAACATAGTCATACCAACTTACTTTAATACATGTATATAAATCAACCCACCTGAATCAAGCTTATGGATCGGTTGAATTAAGCGCTCAAAACCTAATCTCCTTTTTCGTTCCGTAACCCACCGCCTCTGTTGTACATATAAACTGAATATctcctttattttttattttattctcgtccagctatacacacacatgcacacaaaagaaaaattacGGATATCAGatgtattttatgtgttttttaaaggaaaaatacaaaataaatatggtCAACTAACGTTTTTAACGTTTTAATGGACGGAATGGTAGTATCGTTAACGGCTCATAAACTGAGTGGTGCCACTTGTAAGTCAAAAACATGAAATAGTACCATTTAGAGAAGCCA of the Daucus carota subsp. sativus chromosome 4, DH1 v3.0, whole genome shotgun sequence genome contains:
- the LOC108216779 gene encoding 65-kDa microtubule-associated protein 3-like produces the protein MGERMTPIKKFVQGAGSLTKELEAIMPELKEMRKRKVERMNQFVEVLDKMYNISKELYTSDKEFSDIKGIDESDLSLKRLEGLQSQLHDLEKEKSGRLKLVLDLLNSLNSLCLVLGLDFQQTVKDVQITLDDSSTRNINVDTVERLSTAISDFRGVKIQRMQKLQDLAATMVDLWSLMDTPFDEQERFHSVTRHIASSVDEINEANVLSSDFISFAEAEVARLQQIKSCKIKEVICKKRLDLEDRCRKAHMIEEANSAANYSVEAIESGTIDPLYLLEQIELQISKVKEEAFSRKDILDKVEKWLAAREEEIWLEEYNKDENRYNTGRGTHLILKRAEKARVIVNKIPAMVEALLSKARTWVLDRRTEFLYDGVPLTSMLEQYKTLRQEKEQDRQRQRDQKKLHGQLLAKQEVLFGSKPSPITSGKKVSRSNTREGMNKRCSHVGEMYQTPTERIAKSYHTITSSYPAKQHSLQAQLGGYGPSSSGKRSLRVTSLPDAQHPSISPSACQTRTTREPLSSVNSSTLSNANSPATIQIDSIPQCVVLDRTPPSKRSPVATQQKTSSSIDENRTPEKMTIPMPTTPTTVSVAMRTAPTPASPFLHHHAQEVECSFEERRAGVVPSTTY
- the LOC108216778 gene encoding 65-kDa microtubule-associated protein 3 isoform X2 — its product is MFVQNNHFLHKETSQTTCDSLLSELQTIWDEVGESASERDKMLVQLERECLEAYKRRVDQASHNRNLLRQAVAECRAELAVICSAMGERMTPIKKFVQGAGSLTKELEAIMPELKEMRKRKVERMNQFVEVLDKMYNISKELYTSDKEFSDIKGIDESDLSLKRLEGLQSQLHDLEKEKSGRLKLVLDLLNSLNSLCLVLGLDFQQTVKDVQITLDDSSTRNINVDTVERLSTAISDFRGVKIQRMQKLQDLAATMVDLWSLMDTPFDEQERFHSVTRHIASSVDEINKANVLSSDFISFAEAEVARLQQIKSCKIKEVICKKRLDLEDRCRKAHMIEEANSAANYSVEAIESGTIDPLYLLEQIELQISKVKEEAFSRKDILDKVEKWLAAREEEIWLEEYNKDENRYNTGRGTHLILKRAEKARVIVNKIPAMVEALLSKARTWVLDRRTEFLYDGVPLTSMLEQYKTLRQEKEQDRQRQRDQKKLHGQLLAKQEVLFGSKPSPITSGKKVSRSNTREGMNKRCSHVGEMYQTPTERIAKSYHTITSSYPAKQHSLQAQLGGYGPSSSGKRSLRVTSLPDAQHPSISPSACQTRTTREPLSSVNSSTLSNANSPATIQIDSIPQCVVLDRTPPSKRSPVATQQKTSSSIDENRTPEKMTIPMPTTPTTVSVAMRTAPTPASPFLHHHAQEVECSFEERRAGVVPSTTY
- the LOC108216778 gene encoding 65-kDa microtubule-associated protein 3 isoform X1, producing MHNLTPSVTFFLGFHRDKLSDAEHFTLRLLLHFRSKDNSLSMFVQNNHFLHKETSQTTCDSLLSELQTIWDEVGESASERDKMLVQLERECLEAYKRRVDQASHNRNLLRQAVAECRAELAVICSAMGERMTPIKKFVQGAGSLTKELEAIMPELKEMRKRKVERMNQFVEVLDKMYNISKELYTSDKEFSDIKGIDESDLSLKRLEGLQSQLHDLEKEKSGRLKLVLDLLNSLNSLCLVLGLDFQQTVKDVQITLDDSSTRNINVDTVERLSTAISDFRGVKIQRMQKLQDLAATMVDLWSLMDTPFDEQERFHSVTRHIASSVDEINKANVLSSDFISFAEAEVARLQQIKSCKIKEVICKKRLDLEDRCRKAHMIEEANSAANYSVEAIESGTIDPLYLLEQIELQISKVKEEAFSRKDILDKVEKWLAAREEEIWLEEYNKDENRYNTGRGTHLILKRAEKARVIVNKIPAMVEALLSKARTWVLDRRTEFLYDGVPLTSMLEQYKTLRQEKEQDRQRQRDQKKLHGQLLAKQEVLFGSKPSPITSGKKVSRSNTREGMNKRCSHVGEMYQTPTERIAKSYHTITSSYPAKQHSLQAQLGGYGPSSSGKRSLRVTSLPDAQHPSISPSACQTRTTREPLSSVNSSTLSNANSPATIQIDSIPQCVVLDRTPPSKRSPVATQQKTSSSIDENRTPEKMTIPMPTTPTTVSVAMRTAPTPASPFLHHHAQEVECSFEERRAGVVPSTTY